The stretch of DNA CCCTGTTATGGGGAGCTTGCCAATGGGTATCGTTATGTGGAGGAAATGCTGTCCGCATTTCACGGCCACCCCCTTGTTTCCGTCACCGTTGACCCGCATGCCGTTTACACCTGCGCACCTGATCTGCTTGTCCGTTTGAAGGAGATGGCGGATCGCCATGGGTGCCGTTACGTCATTCATCTCTCGGAAACCGAAGATGAAGTGAAAACAGTGCTGGAGCGCTACGGCAAAAGGCCGGTCGGCCATCTTGCAAGTCTGGGAATCCTTGACGGCAGCGTTGTTGCCGATCATTGCGTGTGGCTGACGGACGATGAGATAGCGCTGCTTGCCGAAAAAAAGGTCAAGGTGGCGCATTGCCCGGAAAGCAATATGAAGCTTGCCTCGGGCGTGGCTCCTGTTCCGGATCTGCTGGCCGCCGGCGTCACCGTCGGACTCGGCACCGACGGCAGCGCCAGCAACAATGATGTGGACCTCTTTGCCGAAATGGACATGTGCGCGAAAGTGCATAAGGTGCATCGCCTTGATCCCACGGTGATGACCGCCGAAGAAACGCTGTCCATGGCCACCAGGGGGGGAGCCCGGGTGCTGGGCGCGGAGCAGGATATCGGCACACTCGAGAGCGGGAAAAAGGCCGATATTATTGTTGTCGACCTCAATAAGCCGCATCTGACTCCCCTTTATCACCCGGCATCCCAATTGGTATACGCCGTCAAGGGAAGCGATGTGGTGCATTCCATGATAAACGGCAAATTTGTCATGCGGGATAGAAAATTGACCTTGCTTGACGAGGACGCGATCATGGCCGGGGTGAACGAGATTGCCGCCGGACTGACGGGGAAAAGCTGATTTTTTCTTTGCGGTTCGACCTGCTTTGCGGTAAGTAGAGAAAGTGGGCTTCGTCTTTACGAGAAATTAATACGGCGCTTTTATGGTTATTTAACAGGAGAGGTTCATTATGTTTGGACTTGGCATGCCGGAATTGATCATCATACTGGTGATCATTGTCATTATTTTTGGGGCAGGCAAGTTGCCGGAGATAGGCTCGGGGATCGGCAAGGGAATAAAGAATTTTAAAAATGCCACCAAGGATGAAGAGCCGAAAAAGATCGACGAATCAGACAAAAAAGATGCCTGATGCTGTTTTGTATACTGTTGTGCGGGAGTCGCGTCACGGGCGTTCGGCAGTGAAACAAGGGTGACAGGGAGGGAAGCTATGTTTGGACTTGGAACACCGGAATTGATCGTCATACTCGGTATCGCATTTCTTGTTTTCGGCGGGAAGAAGCTGCCTGAGATTGGTGCGGGACTCGGCAAGGGAATCTCTTCCTTCAAGAAAGGCCTGAAAGAGGCGGAAGAAAGTGTCCCCGGGGTGAAGGAGGTGTCCGCCCTGAAGCAGGAGGTTGACAAGGTGAAGGAGATCGGCACCGTCCTGAAAAAAACCTGATGCCGCGTGTGGGCGGACAGACGTTTTGTATGAAAGGGGAACAGGCATGAAAGAGAAACCTGTTCCCTTTTTTTATCAATCGTCAAACTCTCCTTGCGGCCCCTTGTCCGTGTCCAGCAGCGCGGCTCGGGCGATGATTTTTTCCTTCGTCCATTCGGCCGGATTTTCAATCCTGTCCGCATTCGGACCCGGATCATACGAGCCTTGTCGAAGAATGGCCTCTATGCCCAAGTCGGCGGTATCCGTTGCGTTAAAGACATTGACGAGCATGTTATAAACAAAATCCTCCACTCTTTTGCACATTCTGGCCCGTATTTCGGCGGGCTGGCCGAACAGTTTGTTTTCAAAAGGAAGATTCAGGCTTTTGTAGCCGCCGCCTTTTAGGCCTTTTTCATTGGCATAGGCGACCATGGACTGCCACATTTCCTCGGTAACCCCTTCGCCTTGAACCTTGATGAAGTTGCCGTCGTTGTCCAGAATGGCGTTGCCGTAATCATTGACCTCGATCCCCCAGGAGATCATCTGCAGGGCGGTTGCCACATTGGCCTTGGTGGTTCGTGTCTTGCCGGCGATTTCCCGCAGGCGGTCCGAGCTGTTGCCCGATGTGCCGTGTTGGGCGCCGTTGACTTTGTAAGGGGCCAGGGCCGCATGGATCTCGGCGGTGAGTTCGACCTGAATCCCCTGGCCGCTCGCCTCGATTCCATGGGTTGTCCCGTTGTTCAAGGCAATCCAGTTCGGGTGGATACCGTGGGCGTTCAGTCCCTGGATGAGAAATCGCGCCTCAGGAATGGAGGAAAGCCCCTGGCTCCCTTTGATTTCGCCCACCTCGGTTTCAAGGCCGGCCCAGTCGGGAATGAATTTGTTTAATTCAATATTGGCCAGCAGGTTCTTGTCATCCGGCATGTGCGAGGCGTCAATGGCAATGGAGGTGATGCCGGCCTCAAATATGGTGGGGATTTCCACGCAGGCAAAGGGCAGGTCCTTTTCCTTCTTGATGCCGTAATGGTCGGCATGGATGGCCACCGGAACGGTGATGTGCAGTTCATTGCAGGCCTGGTCGACCTGTCGGGCCATGTTCCAGTAATTTGTCGGGCAATAGGCATTGGCGCCGCCTTCGGAACGGGCGATTTCAATGATCAGGGCCGCATTGGCCTTTTGGGCCGCCATCAGGGCGCCGCGGATGATGAAATTGTTGCGGCCGTTGGCCGCCATGGTCATGGCCTTGCCCTTGGCTGCCAAGGCGCGGTCGATGTATTTTCCGCTCACCAGCAGGGCTCGGGAATGGGGAAAGAGTTTGACGATATTCGGTGGACGGCCGACTTCAAGTGCTTTGGTAAAATCTGCTGCGCTTACAGTCATAAAGGGTCTCCATGATGTGAAAATTAAGGGCTGGGTGCTTGGATTCCTTGGGGAATTTTGATAATTGTCTTTTTTAACAATACGTTGGAATTATACAATAAAGAAACGACCCTCGTCATTTTTTTTTACAAAAAACAATCTGTGACCGATCTTTCTTGTTTTCGAGGATTACCTGTTGACTGATGGGGCAAAAAGGATAACAACAGTATCTTTTTTGCGCTAATCTTTTTTTTGCCGGAAATTCTTATCCGATGCAACGTGAAATCGTCTGGAACAATATGCGGGCTGATCCTTATTTACTTGCGATAAAAGAAAAACTTGCGGCACGGGAAGAACAGTATCTCAGCCCCCATGCGGAAAGGAGCAGTCATGCCCTGCGCCGTCTGCCCGAGCATCTGGAAGGACATCGTCCTTCCTTTGCCGTGGATACGGACCGGATCCTGCATTCCCGCGCCTATACCCGTTATATCGACAAGACCCAGGTTTTTTACATGGTCAAGAACGACCATATCACCCACCGGGTGCTGCATGTCCAGCTTGTTTCGAAAATTGCCCGTACCATCGGCAGGGTGCTGGCCTTAAACGAGGATCTGATTGAGGCGGTGGCCCTGGGCCATGATATCGGCCATCCTCCTTTTGGCCATGATGGGGAAAAGGTGCTTGATGATCTGTGCCGGCAAAACGGGCTTGTCTCGTTTCAGCATAATCTGCAGAGTGTCCGTTTTCTGGAGCGCATCGAACGAAAGGGAAGGGGCGTGAATCTGACCCTGCAGACCCTGGACGGCATTCTCTGTCATGACGGCGAGGTGCATGACCGCAATCTTACGCCGCTGCGGCTTTCCTCCTTTGCCGAATTCGACGAGAAGATGCGCGGAAAAGCGGCCGAGCCGAAACTGCCCCTTGCGCCCATGACCCTGGAGGCCTGTGTTGTCCGCTTTGCCGATACGGTGAGCTACATCGGCCGCGACATAGAGGATGCCATCGAGCTCGGCATCATAACCCGGGCCGACATCCCCCGGCCGTGCACGGATTTGCTCGGCGACACCAACGGCAAGATTGTTCACAATCTGGTGACCGATCTGCTGAAAAACAGCGGGGATGGTGCGGTGGCATTCAGCAGCGGCACATCGGAGGCGCTGCGGCAGCTGAAAAAATTTAATTATGATCGCATCTATCTCAATCCGCGCATAAAAAAGGATCAGGATAAGATCCGGGTCTGTTATGTCCGGCTTTTCGAGTCCTGTCTTGAGGAAATGGCCTCCGGACTGGGCAAGACGAGTTTTTTTGCCGACTATGTCCGGAAGATGAATCCCGACTATGTCGAGACAAATTCACCTGCCGCAATTGTCTGTGATTTTATTGCCGGCATGACGGATGACTATTTTTTAAGCCAGGCCGGACGGCTCGGTTGCGATATCCCGCATAAGCAATGATCAGGCAGCTCATCAAGACATTTACGCCGGGCGAAAACGCCCTGATGGTGCTCATCGCCTCTTTTATCGGGCTTGCGGCCGGGCTTGCCAATATTCTTTTCCGTTCCACCGAAGAGCTTGTTCATCATTATATTTTTCAGACAGGCTATGGGCTGCTGGTCGGCGAAGGCGGGCTGCGGCTGCTTTTTCTGCCGCTGCTGCCCATGTTCGGCATGGTGCTGCTGATTCCACTTTCCTATTTTTTCCCCGGTGAAGTGAACGGCTACGGCTTTACCGCATTCCTGCGCAAGGTCAATCTGCAGGGCGGAAAGATCAAATTTCGCGCTATTATCCTGAAAACAGTTTCAACCTCGCTGACCATCGGCACCGGCGGCTCCGCCGGCGTTGAAGGGCCGATCGCCCAGGTGGGCGGGGCCATCGGTTCCCAGGTGGGCCAGTTTTTCCGGGTCTCCGGCGACCGCATGAAGGTGTATATTGCCGCCGGTTGCGCGGGCGGCATCGCCGCCATGTTCAATGCGCCCATTGCCGGGGTTTTCTTTGCTTCGGAAATTGTCCTGCTCGGCACTTACGAGATGTCCTCCTTTTCCGCCCTGGTCATCTCTTCCGCCATGGCCACCGTGATTTCCCGGGCCACCTACGGCGAGACTCCCGCCTTTCCGGTGCCGGATTATCAATTGGTCAACCCTGTGCTGGAAATCCCGCTGTATATTCTCCTGGGCATTGTGGTGGGGATCGTCGCGGTGCTGCATATCCGCATTTTTTACTGGATACGGGATAAATTTGACGCCATGCCGCTGAATATCTATGTCAAGCCGGTGCTCGGCGCCTTCCTGGTCGGCTGCATCGGCATCTCCATGCCCCAGGTCATGGGCAACGGGTATGGGTACATCGGCGACGTGCTGCAGGGCAACGGTATTGTCTGGATTATGCTGCTCTTGGTCTTTCTGAAGATCATCGCCACCGCCGTCACCCTTGGATCAGGCGGCGCGGGCGGGGTGTTTGCGCCGTCGCTTTTTATCGGCGCGGTGCTTGGCGGCGCCTTTGGCGGCATGGCCAATTTTCTGCTGCCGGACGGTTCCATTGCCTCAAGCGGCGCTTATGCCGCGGTCGGCATCGGCTCTTTTCTCGGGGCGGTCACCCATGCCCCTGTTACGGCTATTTTCCTGCTGTTTGAGATGACCGGTAATTATCTGATCATCATCCCCATTATGCTGACCAGCATCATCGGCACGGTTGTTTCCAAAAAATTAAACCGCGACTCCATTGATACGGTTGATTTCACCCGGGAGGGCATTAATATCCATGACGGCCGGGAAACGGCGATCATGCGTTCCATCAAGGTCGGCAAGGCCATGACCGAAGACGTCGGTTTTGTCAGCGAATCCGCCAATGTCAATCATCTGCTGAAAATTTTCAGCATGGCCGGTGACAGTTTTTATTTTCCGGTGCTGGCCGATGCCGGCCCGAACGCCGGGCAGATGGTGGGCATTATCTCCCTGCAGGACGTCAAGGCCATTCTGCACGATGAGGAGCAGCGGGTCAATGCCAGTGTCGGCAATATCTGCGCCCGTGATGTCATCACCCTGACCCCGGATGATGATCTCTTTACCGCCATGACCCTGTTTACCGTCAAGGGCATTGAGGAGATCCCCGTGGTGGAAAACCTGCAAGCGCGCTGGGTGGTGGGAATGCTGAAAAGGCGCGATGTGATAGCCTCCTATAACCGTGAGCTGTTGAAACGCGGCATCAGCGGCAAAACAGCTCCCATTCCCCTGTCCTGATCTTCTTCCTCGCTTTCTTTCCCTTGGAAAATCTCCTTCCGCCTTCGGCTGATGTACCATCTTTTTTTGCCATATGTTATTTGTGGTTTGTTTTGGTGCTTTCATTCTTTATTTGTCGATTTGTGTTGGAAAATATTGACAGTTGTTTGGTAAATTCGGTAACAATACCAGTGGTGCTGCTGTATGCATCCGCCGTAACGCTAACAGGCTAAACCAGGCACGGCATCGACACAAGGGGGAGGCTGATGAATGAACTTTTTTCCACCAGGGAAGTGGCCCGGTTTCTCAATATAAATGAGAAAATGGTCTATGTTCTTGTTGCTGAAAAAGGATTGCCTGCGACCAAGGTTACCGGCAAATGGCTTTTTCCCCGGCATCTGGTGGAGCAGTGGGTTGAAGTGAATACCACTAATTTCCCCCAGCACGTCAACCGGTTGCAAGCGTATCAGGATCTGCTGATTGTCGCCGGCAGCAATGATCTGCTGCTTGACCGTGCCCTGTCTCTTTATAATCAAAGGAACTCAGGCCATATTGCCGTGTTCGGCAATCTGGGCAGCATGGGAGGCATCAGGGCCCTGCGACGGAACCTCTGCCATATTGCCGCAAGCCATCTGCTGCAGGAGGATGAGCGGCAATACAATTTTGACTTTGCGGTGAAAGAGCTTGAGCAGATGCCGGCGGTGGTCAATTTCTGCCGTCGCGAGCAGGGAATTTTGTTGGCCAACGGCAACCCCAAAGGGATAGCAACCGTTGCCGACCTGGGCCGTCCGGGAATGAAAATCGTCAATCGTTGCCTGGGAACCGGAACCAGGCTGCTTTTTGATCAGGAATTGAAAAAAGCGGGTGTGGAGGGCGGCAAAATCGAAGGATATGCCAAAGAGGTGCAGCGGCATCTTGATGTGGGGCTTGAAGTTTTATCGGCCAGGGCGGACGCCGGACCGGGAATCCGCGCCGTTGCCGGTCTTCTGAATCTTGATTTCATTCCTCTTCGCTGGGAACGCTTTGATCTGATGATCGCCAAGGAGCTTTTTTTTGAAGCCGGCATTCAGGCCTTTCTCGGGCTGTTGACTGAAAAAATCTTCAAGGATCTGGCACATGAAATCCCCGGCTATGATCTGAGCTTTTCCGGCAAGATGGTGTTTCCCGACCATGCTGAAATCGCGAATATGCCATCTGCTTCCCCTGTGAAGCATGGTGAATAAACAGGAAAACGCGGTGAAATGAAAAACGCCGCAAAAAACCAGGAAAGGAGAATCTCCATGTGTCGTTCGGTAAATAAGATCTGCATTATTCTCATCACGGTAACGGCCTTTTTTGCTTTTCACTCCACATGCATGGCTGAAGAGGAAAAGGTGCTGATGATGGCCACCACTACCAGCACGGACGATACCGGTCTGCTTGATTATCTGGCGCCGCTTTGCAAACAGGCCACCGGCATTGAACTGCGCTGGACCGCAACCGGTACCGGCAAGGCGCTGAAGCTGGGAGAAAGTTGCGACGTCGATGTGCTGATGGTGCATGCGCCGGCTGCGGAAAAAAAATTCGTTGAGGCGGGCTTTGGCTTTGATCGGCGCGAAATCATGTACAATGATTTCGTCATCATCGGACCTGCTGCCGATCCGGCCGGAATCAAGGGCAAGGGTCTTGCCGAGGCGCTGACGGCCATCAAGTCCTCGAATTCAATTTTCGTCAGCCGCGGTGATGACTCCGGCACCCATAAAAAGGAGCTTGACCTCTGGAAACAGGCAAACTTGGCGATACCCGAGCATGAAAGCTGGTACGCCCAGACCGGCCAAGGGATGCTGCCGACCATCAGCATAGCCGCCGAACGTAACGGCTACACCATGACGGACAGGGGAACCTATATCAAGTACGAGGATACCTTCAAGGGCAATCCCCCCCTGAAAATTCTGGTGGAAGGCGATGCCGGGCTGCTCAATCAATACAGTGTCATGGCGGTTAATCAAAAGCATTGCGCCAAGGCCAAGTTTGCCCTTGCTCAACAATTCGCCGATTGGATAGCCGGAGCCCAGGGGCAGGAGCTGATCAAGAATTTCAACCTGCTCGGCAAGCAGCTTTTTTATCCGAATGCCGAAAAATAAACGGATTGCAAAGAGGCGGTTTCCGGGAACGCGTTCATGACGGGGGCCGGAATCGCCTCTTTGATTTTTTGGTGATTTATTTCGCTCGGCCCGCGGCAGGATTGCTTGCGCGGACTTGTTTGAGGATGTCTTTCCCGACAAAATCTTTTTTTTCCCCGCTTGCGGTCATGCCGCTTTTGAAACCATGCAGGTCCCTCCAGATAAGGCAGTCGTCTTCATTGTGCAGATCTTCACATTTGACCGACGGATCATCAAACCTGACATTGTCAATGGCTGAGTAGGCTGGGAATTCCATGGCAGAAACCGTCATGGGTATGATTACCGACAAACCAGTCAACAGCACAAACTTTTTCATTTCTTCCTTCCTCCTGCTTTTTGTGTTTTTATAATTATTCGAACTTATGATATTTTTTATCGTTTAAATGAGCATATGCTCAAAATAGCGGGAGCGGTTCAGGCTGTAAATCAGGCAAATTGTCGCACCTGGTTTTTTTAGGGCAAAGCCGGAGAAAGGCCTCTGGGCCCGAAACGAATTTTCCCTCAGGCGGGAAAATGTTCCGCGGCGGTGAAGATTGGCCACCCTCTCTGAAGACGGAGAGAATTAAATATTGTCGTAACCCGTAATTTTATTTAAAATGGCTGCGGAAGAAAAAAATAATCCTCCAAGATGATTTCTTTTTTTTCCAGGAAGAGAGCCCTGAACGGCTCTACTCTTTTTTTCTTTTTTAGCAGGTTTTCTTCCGTTCGTGATTCTTTCCGTGCTTGTTGTTTCTTTTCCCGCAATCCGTTCTCTTTTCCATTTGTTGTTGTGTGCCGTGAGACTCTTCGGATAGATTTGTCAGGAAAGGCCGAGGAGTGCGGACCTGATGATGTGCGCGTGGTTGCTTTCCTTGCATGGCAGGGACATGATTCAAGCGGAGCGGATTATTATTGTTTCACATGAGCAAAATATTTTTTTCAATATTGCTTTTCTTCACCCTGATCGTACTCACTGGATGTGCAACCTCGGTTGTGCAGCTCAAACCGACGGGTCCGAAAGGTGAACATGTCTATAAAATTACGGTCCTCGGCTTTTCACGCGATATCCGCGATGATGCGATAAGCAATGCCGAGGGGGTATGCAGAAAACAAAATAAACATTTCAAATTCATAAAAAATATTTTTTTGCCGAAGTCCGTATCCGGGGTTGACCTGATATCAATGGATCTGTTTTTCATCTGCGTGGACGAAGAACAAGCCGCGGAATCGGTTGCTCCTGAAAAAGATACGGTTGAAGGCGAATCCATCCTCCCGGCGGTATCGGTACCTGAAGAAAAAATACAGGATGAACCGAAACCGGAAGCAGGGGAAGATGCTTTGCAGGCATTGCCGATTTCCGCGTCCACAAGGGAAAAGCATAATGAAACTACTGGAAATACGCCGGGAGAAGAGGAGAGTCTGGGAGACAGGACAGGCAGCGCCGGAGAAGAACCGGCGCCGCGAAAACACGGGGGGCCGATCATCGAAGAGGTACTTGATGACTAGGCCGCACAGGCGACTCGCCATGGGAATTTGCGCCAACTGAACTTATTTTGCAGGAGGGTGAGAAATAGATAGCTTTTTGCCGGCAGGGCGTGTAATGTGATTATCGTAAGTGTGCAGAACATGTTTGTAGTATAAAATAAAAATACTAAAATGATTACCGCACAATCCTTTCAGAGAGGAAGTGCGGTTTTTTTGTTTAACAAACAAACTGCCAACCGACTTGCCTGCTGGTGAGTTGGACAATTTATTAAGTGGTTCCTCAGTGGAGCCCTGTTTTTAAGGAGTAGTGCAAGATGGCAGAAGGTACAGTTAAATGGTTTAATGATGCGAAGGGTTTTGGATTTATTGAGCAGGACGGCGGCAAGGACGTATTCGTCCATCATTCCGCAATCGAGGCGCAAGGATTCAAGTCTCTTACCGAAGGTGCTCGTGTAAAATTCAATGTTGTTGACGGCCCGAAAGGCCCGGCGGCAGAGAATGTTGTACAGCAGTAAGCCGTGTAATTGACCATTACGAAAACCCCGCAAATTGCGGGGTTTTTTTTTGCGAAACCGTCAGATCCGCCGAATCCTGACAGGATCTTCGTTCTTTCGGGATCAAGACGGTTCATCGACAAGAAAGAAGTCAAAAGGATTCCTTGCCGTTTCTTTTTCACCCGGAAATAATAGATGAAAATGTTTCAATACGTTGTTATCAGCAAAGGAAGGCCGAAGGAAATATGGGTCTGTGAGCAGTGTCGCAAAAAATATGCGGGGCAGAGCTTTGACGGCAATTGGCGGCTGATTGATAAATGCATCAGTGAAAGCATGGAGTGTGCAAAATGTGATGCGGGGCATACGGTGATTGAAGACCAGCTTGGGTGAAAATGCGCTGACGGTTCGTACTTATTTGTCAAAGTTGTACAAATAGAAAAAACCTCAAGGAGGCTCCATTGGCACGAAACAATTATTCATTTGATAAGCGTCAAAAAGAAATAGCAAAGAAAAAAAAGAAAGAAGAAAAACAACAGCGTAAACAGGATAAAAGAAACATCCCGTTAGAGGGTGAAGCTGCCGCCCCCCAGGATGAAGAATAAATTTTATATCCCCTGGTTTGGTGACAGGTCCGTTTTTTCTCTCAGTAAAGCCTGCGGAAGGCTGATGCCTTGATAACCGCAACCACTTCAACTCCCTCCCTGATGTCCAGTTCGCGCAGTGACTCGGGGACAATCTGTGAGATCAGTCGTCCGCCTCTGCTCGCAAGTTCCACGCCGATCCGGTTGCCGGAGCCGAAAACACCGTTGACCCTGCAGGACAGCATGTTGCGGGCGCTGGTTGCCTCCGGGCGCCCCTTGAACAGGGTGATGTCCTTGGCGCCCAGTTCAAAAAGATTCTCTTCGGGTATTCCCGGTTCGGTGAGTATCAGTTTTTCATCTCCCCATTCATAAATCCACATATCCTTCCGCGCCTGCGGCCGACGGAGACTCAACAGATTGGCATATCCTCGTGCGTCGGTTGTCATGCTGCGACGGGCCAGTTCTTCGGTCGGCAGTCGATGCAGCAGGGATCCGTTTTCAAAGACCAGCACTTCATCTGTCATGAGCCGCATTTCCTGCAGCGAATGGCTGATAAAGAGCAGCGGCAGGTCAAATTCGGCAAAAACCTTTTTCAGGTAGGGCATGATCCGGTATTTCAGTTCCTCGTCGAGTCCGGTCAGTGGTTCATCCATCAGAATAAGCCGTGGGCAGGCCAGAATGGTACGGCCCAGGGCGACACGCTGGCGTTCCCCGCCGGAGAGGCTGTTTGCCCCGCGTTCCAGCAGGTGATCAAGGTTCAGCGCCGTAATCAGGGTCTGCGGGTTGATTTTCCGTTCCATTTTTTGCGTTCTCCGCCAGCCGTAAAAAAGGTTGTCCTTGACGTTGAGGTGCGGAAAAAGGTGGCAATGCTGGAAAACAACGCCGATTCGTCTCTGTTCCGGCGGGATATTGACGCCCTTTCTTCCGTCAAAAATCGTTGTGCCGTCCAGCATGATTCTGCCACTGTCCGGTTTGAGAAGTCCTGCCAGCATGTGCATGAGGGTCGACTTGCCGCTGCCGGAAGGGCCGAAAATGCCGCATTTTTTTTGGTTTATTTTGAAATCGGCCTTGCAGCAAAAAGTGCCGATTTGTTTTTCAATCGTTACCTCGAATTTCATCTGGCGGACCTTTTGCGAAAGGAACGGCGGGCGGCCTCGCTTATCAGCAGCACGCCAAAGGAGAGAGCGATGGATACCAGACAGAGGGCGAGGGCCATGCTGTCACCGCCCGGGGTATTGGTGTAGTCGTAAATGGCCAGCGGAATGGTCTGGGTGACTCCGGGAATATTCCCGGCCAGGATGATGGTGGCGCCGAATTCTCCAAGGCTTCTGGCAAACATCAGGGTCATGCCGGCCAGGATGGCGCGGGCTGAAAGGGGGAGAATGATGCTTGTCAGGGTATCCAGGCGTCCGGCGCCCAGCGTGCGGGAGGCCTGGATGTAATGGATGTCGATTTCTTCCATGCCGATGCGGATGGAGCGGACCAGCAGGGGAAAGCCGACCACGGCCGAGGCGATGATTGCGCCGGTCAGGGTGAAGATGATGCGGATATCAAGGGTTTTGAGCAGCGGCCCCATGAAACCGGACTGGCCGAAGAAGAGCAGCAGTAAATAGCCGATTACCACCGGCGGCAGCACCAGGGGGAGATTGACCAGGCCTTCCAGCAGGGATTTTCCCGGTACAGAGGCAAAGGCGAGCAGGTAGGCGAACCCGAAACCGAAAGGCGTGGAAATCAGGGTGGCTGCGCCGGCGACCTTGATCGACAGCCAGATTGCCTGCAGATCCTGGGGGGAAAGGCTGGGCATGAATGAATTTCTCCTGAAGCTCTATTCGTTTTTTTTGTCGATGTCGTTGTCCGCTTCGAAGCCGTACTTTTTTAAAATGTCGACAGCTGCGGGCGTTGCCAGAAAGGCATGGAAATTCCGGGCGGATGCTTTCCCTTGCCCTTCCTTGGTAAGGGTCAGCAGATAGGATATCCGGTCATGCATGGCGGACGGCACGGTGTAGAGGATGGAGCTGTTTTTGACCAGCAGGGCATCGGTCCGGTAGACAAAGGCTGCGTCCACCTCACCCCGGTCGGCATAGAGCAGGGCCTGACGCAC from Desulfobulbaceae bacterium DB1 encodes:
- a CDS encoding molybdenum ABC transporter ATP-binding protein, which encodes MKFEVTIEKQIGTFCCKADFKINQKKCGIFGPSGSGKSTLMHMLAGLLKPDSGRIMLDGTTIFDGRKGVNIPPEQRRIGVVFQHCHLFPHLNVKDNLFYGWRRTQKMERKINPQTLITALNLDHLLERGANSLSGGERQRVALGRTILACPRLILMDEPLTGLDEELKYRIMPYLKKVFAEFDLPLLFISHSLQEMRLMTDEVLVFENGSLLHRLPTEELARRSMTTDARGYANLLSLRRPQARKDMWIYEWGDEKLILTEPGIPEENLFELGAKDITLFKGRPEATSARNMLSCRVNGVFGSGNRIGVELASRGGRLISQIVPESLRELDIREGVEVVAVIKASAFRRLY
- a CDS encoding molybdenum ABC transporter permease subunit, whose protein sequence is MPSLSPQDLQAIWLSIKVAGAATLISTPFGFGFAYLLAFASVPGKSLLEGLVNLPLVLPPVVIGYLLLLFFGQSGFMGPLLKTLDIRIIFTLTGAIIASAVVGFPLLVRSIRIGMEEIDIHYIQASRTLGAGRLDTLTSIILPLSARAILAGMTLMFARSLGEFGATIILAGNIPGVTQTIPLAIYDYTNTPGGDSMALALCLVSIALSFGVLLISEAARRSFRKRSAR